The nucleotide window TGCTCGTGTTTACGGTTTATCAAATGTACAATACGGTGAATTAGTTGAATTCGATAACGGATTAGAAGGTATCGTATTAAACTTAGAAGAAGATAATGCAGGTGTTGTATTATTAGGTGCTTCTACATCTGTAAGAGAAGGTTCTACTGTAAAACGTACTGAAAGAATTGCTTCTTTAAGAGCTGGAGAAGGAATTGTAGGACGTGTTGTAAACACTTTAGGTCAACCAATTGATGGTAAAGGACCAATTGAGGGTGATACTTTCGAAATGCCTTTAGAGCGTAGAGCTCCTGGTGTTATTTATCGTGAGCCTGTAACTGAACCTATGCAAACTGGTATCAAGTCTATTGATGCAATGATTCCTGTAGGACGTGGTCAACGTGAGTTAATTATTGGTGACCGTCAAACTGGTAAATCAACAGTTGCTATTGATACTATCTTAAATCAAAAAGAATTTTATGATGCAGGGCAACCAGTGTACTGTATCTATGTAGCTATTGGTCAAAAAGCTTCAACTGTAGCGGCTATTGCTAACATGTTAGAAGAAAAAGGTGCTTTAGCATATACAACAATTGTTGCTGCAAATGCATCTGATCCTGCTCCAATGCAGGTATATGCACCTTTCGCAGGAGCTGCAATTGGTGAGTACTTCCGTGATACTGGTAGACCAGCATTAATTGTTTATGATGATTTATCTAAACAAGCAGTTGCTTACCGTGAGGTATCTTTATTATTAAGAAGACCTCCAGGACGTGAAGCATATCCAGGAGATGTATTTTACTTACACTCAAGATTATTAGAGCGTGCTGCAAAAGTGATCAATGATGATAAAATTGCAAGTGAAATGAATGATTTACCTGATTCTTTAAAAGGAATTGTAAAAGGTGGAGGTTCTTTAACTGCATTACCTATTATTGAAACACAAGCAGGTGACGTTTCAGCATATATCCCAACAAACGTAATTTCTATTACTGATGGGCAAATATTCTTAGAGTCTGATTTATTTAATTCAGGTGTACGTCCAGCAATTAACGTAGGTATTTCTGTATCACGTGTTGGTGGTAATGCTCAAATTAAATCTATGAAAAAAGTATCTGGTACTTTAAAATTAGATCAAGCTCAATACCGTGAATTAGAAGCATTTGCTAAGTTTGGATCTGATTTAGATGCAGCTACAATGAATGTGATTTCTAAAGGACAACGTAATGTTGAAATTTTAAAGCAAGCTCAAAACGATCCTTTTACTGTTGAAGATCAAGTAGCAATCATTTATGCAGGTTCTAAAAACTTGTTAAAAGATGTTCCAGTTAAGAAGGTAAAAGAATTTGAGAAAGATTATATAGAGTACTTAAATGCTAAGCATAGAGATACTTTAGATACATTAAAGGCAGGTAAATTAACTGATGAAGTAATTGATACTTTAACAGCAGCTGCTAAAGAGATTTCAGCTAAATTTTCAGCTTAATAATAGTTAAAACAATATTCCCGCAAATTTTGCGGGAATCTTATAAATTTTAAGTGCAATTACATGGCAAACTTAAAAGAAATACGAAACAGGATTACTTCAATTAAATCAACAATGCAGATTACCTCTGCCATGAAAATGGTATCGGCTGCTAAGTTGAAAAAAGCTCAAGATGCAATTACGGCAATGCGTCCTTATTCATCTAAGCTTACTGAATTATTGCAAAGCTTAAGCGCTACTTTAGATAGTGATGCAGGTGGAGCATATTCAACGCAAAGAGAAGTAAACAAAGTGTTGTTAGTTACGATAACCTCAAACAGAGGTTTATGTGGTGGTTTTAATTCTTCAATTATAAAAGAAACAGTTAAAACGATTAATGAAACATACAACGGAGTTACTGTTGACTTATTTACAATTGGTAAAAAAGGAAACGATATCTTATCAAAAGAAAATAATGTTATTGAAAATAGAAATGATATTTTTGATGAGTTAACTTTTGATAACGTAGCTTTAGTTGCAGAGCAATTAATGGATTTATACGTAGGTGGTTCTTATGATAAAATAGAAATCATTTATAATAGATTCAAGAATGCTGCAACTCAAATACCACAAGTTGAACAGTTCTTACCTATTAAACCAATTGAAGGTGACGCAAACGTAAATTTAGATTATGTTTTTGAACCATCAAAAGAAGAAATTGTTTTAGAGTTAATTCCTAAATCATTAAAAACTCAGTTATATAAAGCCATTCGTGATTCATTTGCTGCTGAACATGGAGCTCGTATGACTGCAATGCATAAAGCAACTGATAACGCTACTGAATTACGTGACGAATTATTACTAACGTATAACAAAGCACGTCAAGCTGCGATTACTAATGAAATTTTAGAAATTGTTGGTGGTGCAGAAGCATTGAATAATTAAGAAATTATTTATCTTATATATAAAGCGAACCAACTTGGTTCGCTTTTTTTTACATTATTTTCTAAACTAAATAGATACTAAGTTTTTAATTGCCTTGGATTTTTGATTATTTCTATTTGCTAAGTATAGATAAACTAATAAGGGAATGAGTCCATGCGGTATTCTATATAATACTAAATACATGTATTGATGCATAATACTCAATGATACATCATAACTTAGACCGCTTATTATTCTTGCAAAAGCGGTAATAAAACCCCAAAAGCAAGCATATAGCAACATCGTTTTTGCTACTTTAGGTATAAACAAACCAATTGCAATAATAAAATCTATAATCCCAGCTATAAATAATAGGTTTTTAGCGCTTGTTTCTGTGATGGGTAATATATTTAACGTCATTGTAACAAAGTTACCTGGTAACGGATAAAAAACACCAATAGCATACATTCCATGACAAGTAAAAGCTAAAGCAATGAAAATTTTTAACTTAAATATCAATTGATGAATATTTCGAGTTTTTAAATAATATATTAATGCTATTGGAACTCCAAATTGAATTGCATGTTCAAAGAACATAATTAAGTGATAAAACTTATTTTTAGTAATTAGCATCGCTAATACTACTATACTAACTGCTCCTAATTTCAAGATTGTTAGTTGCCATTTTTTAGAAGTTTCAGTAATAGTGAGTGATATTATTGCACAAACAGTGTATAAGCCACCTATACTTTTGGTTAAAAACTGTATAGCATGATCAGTATTTAAGTTTGTAACATACGATTGCCAAGATGTATTAAAAACAAAATTAATTATAGGTTCTAATAGTTGCTGATCCCAAAATACACTTCGATAAGGAGCATCCCAAAACAAATGTTGATATGCTCTACCAGAAAAAATAAAAAAGGTACTGATTTTTAAAAAATTAAGAAGAGTTGTTCGATTCATAAAAAGATCAAATATATAATTACTACGATTTTCCTTTGTTAACTATGCGTTAGCAGATTATGTTTGTAGGGTTAACATATTGTTTAGTAGTTTATTATACTATTAATTCTTTTTTTTGGTTATATACTAATTATCAGTAAAAATATATTTGTAACTAAATTCTATTAACTAAACATAATCCCCCTTCAAGATGAAAAAATCTTTTTTAAACATACTACTTTTTTTAGTAGTTACTTCTTACGCATCAAATGATAAGTACCGATTAATTCTAACAGATAATCCAGCGACTACAATTATGATTGGTTGGAATCAGATTTCTGGTACAAGTCCTAAAGTGCATTACGGCACTACAGATTATGGAACAAATTGGCAAAATTATCCAAGTTCAAAAAGTATAGATCGATCAATTTCTTATAAAGGAATGAGTAATACTTTTGCTAAATTGACTGGCTTAACCCCAAATACCAATTACTATTTCGTTATTAGAGATAGTCAAGGAACCAGTAACCGTTTCTGGTTTAAAACTGCTCCTAGTAATAATCAAAGAATGTCATTCATTGCAGGAGGAGATTCTAGGAATAATAGAGCCCCTAGAAGAAATGCTAACTTGTTAGTGTCAAAATTAAAACCAACAGCTGTTTTTTTTGGTGGTGATATGACTAACGGAGATTCAAGTTCAGAATGGCAAAGTTGGTTTAATGATTGGCAATACACAATAGCTACTGATGGAAGAATGTTTCCAATAATACCAGCTAGAGGAAATCATGAAGATTCAAACAATAGCATTTATAATTTATTTAATGTTTCTTCATCTAATGTATATTATGATATTACTTTTGGAAATAATTTGTATACAATTTATACATTAAATTCTGAAATTTCTGCTGGCGGAAATCAATATTCTTGGTTGAACCAAAAACTAAACGGAAATAGCTCTATATGGAAATCTGCTCAATATCATAAACCAATGAGACCTCACGTATCTTCAAAATCTGAAGGGAATGATGAATATGCTAACTGGGCTCAGTTATTTTATGATAAAGGTGTTAATTTAGTTTTTGAATCGGATTCACATACAGTTAAAACAACTTGGCCTGTGAAACCTTGTTCAGGTGGAAGTGGATGTGATGATGGTTTTATAAGAGATAATAACAATGGAACTACTTATGTTGGAGAAGGTTGTTGGGGAGCTCCATTACGTTCTTCAAATGATGCAAAAAACTGGACAAGAAATAATGGTACTTTTAATCAGTTTAAATGGATTTTTGTTGAAGAATCAAAAATTGAAGTTAGAACAATTAAAGTAGATAATGCAAATAATGTAGGTTCAGTAACTAATGATAATCCATTTACTACCCCTTCTAATTTAGATGTTTGGAACCCGTCAAATGGAAGTGTTGTAACTATTATAAACTCGAACGTGAGTTATCCAGAAGTAACTCTAACTAACCCGATTGATGGTTCAACTCATAAAGTTAATATAGCAATAACTATCAATGCGAATGCCTCGGATAGCGATGGAACTATAGCTAATGTGAAGTTTTATGTAAATGATAACTTAATAAAAACTGATACAAGTTCACCGTATTCAACCAGTTGGACACCTAGTGTTAATAATCAATCATATATTTTAAAAACTGTAGCAATAGATAATGATGGAAATGAAACAATATCAAAAGAAGTTTCAATCTTTGTAGGAGAGGTATCAAAAACAATAACATCAACAATTAATAGTGGAGATGATGATGCTGAACAATATGAATCATCTGGTAAAATGTATATGAATAGTTCTGATTTAGAATTAGTGTATGATGGAAGTTCAAAAGGGAACCAACACATTGGTTTATTATTTAGAAATTTAAACATACCTACAAATGCTACGATTACAAGTGCATACATTCAATTCACTACAGATGAAACTAATTCAGGAAATACTTCATTAGGGATAAAGATTGAAGATTCGTCAAATGCTCAAAATATAACTTCTCAAGGGTATAATATTACATCAAGATCGTATTATAATAAAACGATTAATTGGAATCCAAACTCATGGACTACAGTTGGAGAATCTGGAAATAAACAAAAAACACCAGAGTTAAAAGAATTAGTACAAAAAATAATAAATAAATCGAGTTGGAGTCTTGGTAACTCAATGATGTTTTATATCTCAGGAACAGGAGAGCGAACTGCTGAATCATATGAAGGAAGTAGTAGTAAAGCTCCAAAATTAGTTATAACGTATACAACTGGTAGTTCCGACGGAGGAGGAAATACTCCAAAATGTGAAGATGTTTATGTAACTCTAGTGTTTGATAAATATTCAAAAGAAACATCATGGACATTGAAAAATAGTAGCAACGAAGTAGTTATGAGTGGAGGGAATTATACCCAAGGAAATGGAGAGTCAATTACGGTATCTAAGTGCTTACCAGTTGGGTGTTATGATTTTAGTATTAATGACACCTATGGAGATGGAATTTGTTGTGATTATGGAAACGGTTCATATAAAGTAACGAAAACTGACGGTACAGTTTTGGTATCTGGTGGTAGTTTTACAAGTTCAGATACTAAACAATTTTGTTTAATGAATACTTCTGCAAGAAAAAAAGAAAAGAAAGAAACATCATTAAAATCAAAAATTACTCTTTATCCGAATCCTACTTCCGATAGATTATTCATTAGTGGAGGTGAAAACACATTATTATGGATAGCGAAAGTTCTTGATATTTCTGGTAAAAAAATACTTGAAGTACCTGTAATAAATAGTTCTATAAATATTTCAAACTTAACTAATAATTCAATTTATTTTATTGAAATATTTAATGAACTTGGAGAAAATAAACTGTCAGAAAAAATAATAAAGAAATAATTAATAATAAGAATGACTTTTAAAAAACGGATTATTAATTAGTAATCCGTTTTTTATTGAGTAATTAGTTTTAAAATACTTTGCGGATCAATTCCACATTGTAGTTGTAATTCTTCAGTAGTTCCGTGATGAATAAAATTATCAGGAATTCCTAAGACTTCTATTTTACCTTGATAATTATAGTTTGAGGCAATTTCTAAGATAGCACTTCCAAATCCACCATTTTTGCAACTATCTTCAATAGTAATTATTCTATTAAAGGTTTTAAAAATATTTTTAAGTATTTCAATGTCTAGTGGTTTTACAAAACGCATATCATAATGAGCAACAAGATCTTTATTTTTAATGTTATATACCGCTTCAGTGACATTTTTAGCTATTGTGCCAATTGATAGTATAGCTATTTTATTACCTTCTTTTAAACAAGTTGCTTTACCAATTTCTATTTTATTAAAAGGAAGCTGCCAATTTTTGATGTTTCCTCTTCCTCTTGGATAGCGAATTGCTATTGGTTGCTTTAATTCTTTTTGAGCAGTGTATAATATATTTCGAAGTTCTATTTCGTTTCTAGGAGCAAATATTATTAAATTAGGAATACATCGTAAGTAAGCAATGTCAAAAACACCATGATGAGTAGCTCCATCTTGACCTACTAGTCCAGCCCTATCTAAACAAAAAATAACTGGTAAATTTTGTAGCGCTACATCATGAATTACTTGATCATATGAACGTTGTAAAAAAGTAGAGTAAATATTACAATAAGGAATTAACCCTTCAGTAGCCATACCAGCAGCTAAAGTTACTGCATGTTGTTCAGCAATACCAACATCAAAAGTACGTTCAGGAAACTCTTCCAACATAAATTTTAATGAACTTCCAGTTAACATAGCTGGAGTAATACCTACTATTTTTTTGTTTTTATGAGCTAATTCAACAATTGTTTTTCCAAAAACATCTTGAAATTTAGTAAACTCATTTTTTTCTTTTGGTAAAACATCACCTGAAATTTTATCAAATTTACCAGGAGCATGATATTTTACTTGATTTTCTTCTGCTTGGCGTAATCCTTTTCCTTTTGTAGTAATTATATGTAAAAACTTAGGACCAGGAACCTTTTTTAAACGTTCAAGTTCTCTTAGTAATTCTTCAAGATTATGACCATCTATAGGGCCAGAATAATCAAAATTTAATCCTTCAAAAATATTATGTTGTTCTACATCGTTTCGAGTAGATTTTATACGAGTTAAATAATCTTTTAAAGCACCTACTGAAGGGTCAATCCCTATAGCGTTATCGTTTAAAATAACGAGTAAATTTGCATTAGTGTCTCCTCCATGATTCAACGCTTCAAATGCCATACCGCTAGCAATAGATGCATCACCAATAACAGCAATATGATGTTTGTTTTTTCCTTGTAGTTTTGAAGCTATTGCCATACCTAAAGCTGCAGATATTGAAGTAGAAGAATGCCCTACGCCAAAAGTATCATATTCACTTTCACTACGTTTTGGAAATCCAGAAATTCCATTTAACTGACGATTTGTATGGAATACATTTTTTCTACCAGTTAAAATTTTATGAACATATGCTTGGTGTCCTACATCCCAAACTAATAAATCTTCAGGAGTGTTAAAAACGTAATGCAATGCAATTGTTAATTCAATTACCCCTAAGCTAGCACCTAAATGCCCTTCTTTAGTTGAAACTACATCAATAATAAAATCGCGTAATTCTTTAGCCACTGTAGGTAAATTATTTACAGTGATTTTTCTTAAATCAGAGGGATATTCGATAGTATGTAATAGGCTTTCTGACATTAAACAAATGTACAAAAAGCATTATATAACCCTACTGTAAGCATAAAACTTTGTAGTTTTGTAGTATGAGTAAATTATATGTAGTGCCAACGCCAATTGGAAACCTAGAAGATATGACTTTAAGAGCAATTAGAGTTCTTAAAGAAGTTGATGCTATTTTAGCTGAAGATACACGTACAAGTGGGAAGCTATTAAAGCATTTCGAAATTGCAACACCAATGCAATCTCATCATATGCATAATGAACATAAAACGGTAGATACAATTATTAGGCGTTTGCAAAGTGGTGAAACTTTTGCATTGATTTCTGATGCTGGAACTCCAGCAATTTCTGATCCTGGTTTTTTACTAACACGAGCTTGTATTCAACACGAAATAGATGTTGAATGTTTGCCTGGTGCTACAGCCTTTGTTCCAGCTTTAGTTAACTCTGGTTTGCCAAATGACAAGTTTGTTTTTGAAGGTTTTTTGCCTGTTAAAAAAGGAAGGCAAACTCGTTTAAAATTACTTGCTGAAGAAACTAGAACGATGATATTTTATGAAAGTCCGCATAAGCTTTTAAAAACATTAACTCATTTTGGTGAATATTTTGGTAACGATAGGCAAGTGTCAGTATCTAGAGAATTAACAAAATTATTTGAAGAAACCAAACGAGGAAGCGTAGAAGAAGTGTTATCATATTATACAGTTAAACCTGCTAAAGGTGAAATAGTTATTATTGTTGATGGTAAAAAATAGGTTTCTCATTTTAAAAAGAAACTAATTGATATTCTGGATACTGTTTTTGTAATAATTTTTCTGATTTTTCAGGAATAACTTTAAGGGTTATATATGTTATAATTATTGAAAAGACAATCATGAAAGAAGAAAACATACAAAAGAATAGTCCCATTTCATAAAAATCTTTGTTGGTAGGTAAACTAATATCGAAAATGTAAAAAAGAATAAGAGTAAGACTTCCAATGCCTTGAGTTTTTATGATGTCTTCTAGCATCCATCTTTTTCCTGTTTTCTTATTTTTTTTCTTTAAATTTTTGCTAGAATAATAAACTGCTATGGTTTGTAGTAAACAAAGAGATAAATAGGTCGTAGTATATATGTAATAAGCAAAATTTAGTTGTTGAATTTGATAAAAAGACAATAACATTAATACAGTTAAAATGATTTTAGGAAGCTTAAACCAATCTTTAATAAATTGAAATACAATTTTAATATATTTTTTATTTAGTTGCTTTTGTTTTTCTTCAATTACATCCATAAAACCAAATATTCCAAATTTTTTAAAAGAAATATCTCTTGCTTTTTCGAAAGATAGTTGTGGTTTATTATCCCATATTTGCTCAATATCATTAGCTAAATGATCTACAAGTTCAGTTTGTACATCATAATATTCTACATAATGCTGTCGGGTAAATATATACAACTCTTCTATATGTTTTTCTGTTAGCTTTTTCATAATGATAATTCTCTTTTTATGTTTTCAATTTTAGTGTATGCCATTCGAAAAATTTTGTAACCTGTATGCATTGCTACATAGTATAAAGGAATTAATAATAACCACACTTTTTTTTGAATTACTTCAGAAGTGTATGGTATAAATTGGATAACCATGTTAAGAATTAAAAAAGTAAAAGAGAAATAGAAAACCCCATAGTTTATATGAACAGATTTCCCAAATTTTTTAAAATAGAGTATAACTGTGTGTATTAAACAAAAAACAATGGGTATTATGTACAAGATAATGTTTAGCTGTTTAAAATATTTCAAAGAAATACTTTGAGCTAAAAAAAAGTAGGTTAATGTAAGTGTGAAAAAAACTAATACTTTTTTAAATGATTTAAAGAAATCTATAAACATTTTAGAAAATTGTTTTCTGTAAAGAGTATTTATAGTTTTCCAACCGTTTTTATGGATTTCACGTAAGTTTTTATTCCAACCAGATCTTTCTAAAGCATTTTTAAATTCACTTTTAAAAAGTGTAGTTTCAGAATTTAATTCAATATCAGAGACTAAGTGATCCACCATTTCTATCCTTTGATCCCAATATTCAATTCCGTTTTCCTTTAAATAATTATCTATGAATTGTATTTGTTCCTTAGTTAATTCCATACTTATTCAATTAAGTAATTATATTTTTCTTTGAT belongs to Tenacibaculum sp. MAR_2010_89 and includes:
- the rsmI gene encoding 16S rRNA (cytidine(1402)-2'-O)-methyltransferase — protein: MSKLYVVPTPIGNLEDMTLRAIRVLKEVDAILAEDTRTSGKLLKHFEIATPMQSHHMHNEHKTVDTIIRRLQSGETFALISDAGTPAISDPGFLLTRACIQHEIDVECLPGATAFVPALVNSGLPNDKFVFEGFLPVKKGRQTRLKLLAEETRTMIFYESPHKLLKTLTHFGEYFGNDRQVSVSRELTKLFEETKRGSVEEVLSYYTVKPAKGEIVIIVDGKK
- a CDS encoding Ig-like domain-containing protein, with amino-acid sequence MKKSFLNILLFLVVTSYASNDKYRLILTDNPATTIMIGWNQISGTSPKVHYGTTDYGTNWQNYPSSKSIDRSISYKGMSNTFAKLTGLTPNTNYYFVIRDSQGTSNRFWFKTAPSNNQRMSFIAGGDSRNNRAPRRNANLLVSKLKPTAVFFGGDMTNGDSSSEWQSWFNDWQYTIATDGRMFPIIPARGNHEDSNNSIYNLFNVSSSNVYYDITFGNNLYTIYTLNSEISAGGNQYSWLNQKLNGNSSIWKSAQYHKPMRPHVSSKSEGNDEYANWAQLFYDKGVNLVFESDSHTVKTTWPVKPCSGGSGCDDGFIRDNNNGTTYVGEGCWGAPLRSSNDAKNWTRNNGTFNQFKWIFVEESKIEVRTIKVDNANNVGSVTNDNPFTTPSNLDVWNPSNGSVVTIINSNVSYPEVTLTNPIDGSTHKVNIAITINANASDSDGTIANVKFYVNDNLIKTDTSSPYSTSWTPSVNNQSYILKTVAIDNDGNETISKEVSIFVGEVSKTITSTINSGDDDAEQYESSGKMYMNSSDLELVYDGSSKGNQHIGLLFRNLNIPTNATITSAYIQFTTDETNSGNTSLGIKIEDSSNAQNITSQGYNITSRSYYNKTINWNPNSWTTVGESGNKQKTPELKELVQKIINKSSWSLGNSMMFYISGTGERTAESYEGSSSKAPKLVITYTTGSSDGGGNTPKCEDVYVTLVFDKYSKETSWTLKNSSNEVVMSGGNYTQGNGESITVSKCLPVGCYDFSINDTYGDGICCDYGNGSYKVTKTDGTVLVSGGSFTSSDTKQFCLMNTSARKKEKKETSLKSKITLYPNPTSDRLFISGGENTLLWIAKVLDISGKKILEVPVINSSINISNLTNNSIYFIEIFNELGENKLSEKIIKK
- the atpA gene encoding F0F1 ATP synthase subunit alpha; its protein translation is MAAIKPAEVSAILKEQLTNFEAKASLNEVGTVLQVGDGIARVYGLSNVQYGELVEFDNGLEGIVLNLEEDNAGVVLLGASTSVREGSTVKRTERIASLRAGEGIVGRVVNTLGQPIDGKGPIEGDTFEMPLERRAPGVIYREPVTEPMQTGIKSIDAMIPVGRGQRELIIGDRQTGKSTVAIDTILNQKEFYDAGQPVYCIYVAIGQKASTVAAIANMLEEKGALAYTTIVAANASDPAPMQVYAPFAGAAIGEYFRDTGRPALIVYDDLSKQAVAYREVSLLLRRPPGREAYPGDVFYLHSRLLERAAKVINDDKIASEMNDLPDSLKGIVKGGGSLTALPIIETQAGDVSAYIPTNVISITDGQIFLESDLFNSGVRPAINVGISVSRVGGNAQIKSMKKVSGTLKLDQAQYRELEAFAKFGSDLDAATMNVISKGQRNVEILKQAQNDPFTVEDQVAIIYAGSKNLLKDVPVKKVKEFEKDYIEYLNAKHRDTLDTLKAGKLTDEVIDTLTAAAKEISAKFSA
- the dxs gene encoding 1-deoxy-D-xylulose-5-phosphate synthase, with product MSESLLHTIEYPSDLRKITVNNLPTVAKELRDFIIDVVSTKEGHLGASLGVIELTIALHYVFNTPEDLLVWDVGHQAYVHKILTGRKNVFHTNRQLNGISGFPKRSESEYDTFGVGHSSTSISAALGMAIASKLQGKNKHHIAVIGDASIASGMAFEALNHGGDTNANLLVILNDNAIGIDPSVGALKDYLTRIKSTRNDVEQHNIFEGLNFDYSGPIDGHNLEELLRELERLKKVPGPKFLHIITTKGKGLRQAEENQVKYHAPGKFDKISGDVLPKEKNEFTKFQDVFGKTIVELAHKNKKIVGITPAMLTGSSLKFMLEEFPERTFDVGIAEQHAVTLAAGMATEGLIPYCNIYSTFLQRSYDQVIHDVALQNLPVIFCLDRAGLVGQDGATHHGVFDIAYLRCIPNLIIFAPRNEIELRNILYTAQKELKQPIAIRYPRGRGNIKNWQLPFNKIEIGKATCLKEGNKIAILSIGTIAKNVTEAVYNIKNKDLVAHYDMRFVKPLDIEILKNIFKTFNRIITIEDSCKNGGFGSAILEIASNYNYQGKIEVLGIPDNFIHHGTTEELQLQCGIDPQSILKLITQ
- the atpG gene encoding ATP synthase F1 subunit gamma; the encoded protein is MANLKEIRNRITSIKSTMQITSAMKMVSAAKLKKAQDAITAMRPYSSKLTELLQSLSATLDSDAGGAYSTQREVNKVLLVTITSNRGLCGGFNSSIIKETVKTINETYNGVTVDLFTIGKKGNDILSKENNVIENRNDIFDELTFDNVALVAEQLMDLYVGGSYDKIEIIYNRFKNAATQIPQVEQFLPIKPIEGDANVNLDYVFEPSKEEIVLELIPKSLKTQLYKAIRDSFAAEHGARMTAMHKATDNATELRDELLLTYNKARQAAITNEILEIVGGAEALNN